The Phragmites australis chromosome 15, lpPhrAust1.1, whole genome shotgun sequence genome window below encodes:
- the LOC133892431 gene encoding tyrosyl-DNA phosphodiesterase 1 isoform X2, whose amino-acid sequence MASASRVRVGTLVPLVKDNAGSSNGSVSSIPIFEGSNVIGRNHLVVVDKRVSRKHLSLHASADGSIDVVVEGPNPIVVRSEGQRRKVCAQEKAKITHDDVLELIPGDYFVKYVDMADEHRRSVPIDLSGLKKGKRHSEEDSAAVKRNRQIMEDEALARTLQESIAEESTTVSDMASGQTLSPLDSAGSSKRSNERIHSVGPLKDVLSLTFRLMRVQGLPSWANTSSVTVQDVIQGEVLLAVLSDYMVDIDWLLTACPSLRRVPHVLVIHGEDGASLELLKKLKPANWILHKPPLPISFGTHHSKAMLLVYPQGIRVVVHTANMIYVDWNNKSQGLWMQDFPWKDAKDINKKIPFENDLVDYLSALKWPEFRVNLPVVGDVNINAAFFRKFDYSSSMVRLIGSVPGYHVGPNIKKWGHMKLRSILEECMFEKQFCKSPLIYQFSSLGSLDEKWMSEFTYSLSAGKSDDGSPLGIGKPLIVWPTVEDVRCSIESCYASYKNFYSLQWSKYRMVSAYLIKFKQSCLGCAAEEQYTAHDTLIRVRCIVPAPNSPVCTTIFMHGEESLKPGSSKSFIIRESFNYLCANLSLSSHFLFYVYTQGSLVVGEKIKTKLVTLCWKGDEEKELSTEIVRLPVPYQLPPQPYGSEDVPWSWDRRYTKKDVYGSVWPHHG is encoded by the exons ATGGCGTCTGCATCTCGA GTCAGGGTTGGCACTCTAGTACCCCTTGTCAAGGACAATGCTGGCTCATCAAATGGATCCGTATCAAGCATTCCCATCTTCGAGGGGTCCAATGTCATCGGGAGGAACCATTTGGTGGTCGTCGACAAGAGGGTCAGCCGCAAGCATCTGAGCCTCCATGCCTCTGCTGACGGCTCCATTGATGTCGTAGTG GAAGGACCAAATCCTATCGTTGTTCGATCAGAGGGGCAGAGGAGGAAGGTTTGTGCTCAAGAGAAAGCCAAGATTACACATGATGATGTCCTGGAACTGATTCCAGGTGATTATTTCGTGAAATATGTGGATATGGCTGATGAACATAGAAGGTCTGTACCAATTGATTTGAGTGGCTTAAAGAAGGGAAAGAGGCATAGTGAGGAAGATAGTGCAGCTGTCAAACGGAATCGGCAGATTATGGAAGATGAGGCTTTGGCAAGAACACTACAG GAGAGCATTGCAGAAGAGAGCACAACTGTTTCTGACATGGCTTCTGGTCAAACATTAAGTCCGCTTGACAGTGCTGGCTCTTCCAAGAGAAGTAACGAGAGAATTCACTCTGTTGGTCCTTTGAAAGATGTACTCTCGTTAACTTTTCGCCTCATGCGTGTCCAAGGTCTTCCATCATGGGCTAACACTTCCTCAGTTACTGTTCAGGATGTCATACAG GGTGAAGTGCTTCTTGCTGTACTCTCAGATTATATGGTGGACATTGACTGGTTGCTTACTG CTTGTCCAAGTTTGAGGAGAGTTCCGCATGTCCTAGTCATACATGGAGAAGATGGTGCTTCATTGGAGCTTTTGAAG AAACTGAAGCCTGCAAACTGGATCCTCCACAAACCCCCGCTCCCAATTTCATTTGGAACACATCATTCCAAGGCCATGCTACTTGTATATCCTCAAGGGATTCGTGTTGTTGTGCACACAGCGAATATGATATATGTTGACTGGAATAACAAAAGCCAGGGGCTGTGGATGCAAGACTTTCCCTGGAAAGATGCAAAGGAtatcaataaaaaaattccatttGAAAACGATCTGGTTGATTATCTCAGTGCACTTAAG TGGCCTGAGTTCAGGGTAAACCTCCCCGTGGTTGGTGATGTCAACATCAATGCAGCATTCTTTAGGAAATTTGATTATAGTAGCTCAATG GTCAGGTTGATTGGATCAGTTCCTGGTTATCATGTGGGCCCCAATATTAAAAAGTGGGGCCATATGAAGCTTAGGAGCATCCTTGAAGAATGCATGtttgaaaaacaattttgtaagTCCCCTCTGATTTATCAG TTTTCTTCCTTGGGATCACTTGATGAGAAATGGATGAGTGAATTTACATACTCATTGTCAGCTGGTAAATCAGACGATGGATCCCCACTAGGTATCGGGAAACCACTGATTGTCTGGCCTACGGTGGAGGATGTTAGGTGCTCGATAGAG TCGTGCTATGCCTCATATAAAAACTTTTACTCGTTACAATGGTCAAAATATCGC ATGGTTTCTGCTTACCTCATCAAATTTAAGCAAAGCTGCTTGGGGTGCGCTGCAGAAGAACAATACACAGCTCATGATACGCTCATACGAG TTAGGTGTATTGTTCCTGCCCCAAACTCTCCAGTGTGTACGACAATTTTCATGCACGGAGAAGAATCGCTCAAACCTGGTAGTAGCAAATCGTTCATTATTAGAGAATCATTTAATTATCTCTGTGCAAATCTTTCTCTGTCATCACATTTCCTTTTTTACGTGTATACCCAGGGCAGCCTCGTTGTGGGCGAGAAGATCAAGACAAAGCTGGTCACGCTTTGCTGGAAAGGCGATGAAGAGAAAGAACTATCTACTGAAATAGTCAGATTGCCCGTGCCATACCAACTCCCTCCACAACCTTACGGCTCAGAAG ATGTCCCTTGGTCATGGGATCGGAGGTACACAAAGAAAGATGTGTACGGTTCAGTCTGGCCGCACCATGGCTAG
- the LOC133892431 gene encoding tyrosyl-DNA phosphodiesterase 1 isoform X1, protein MASASRVRVGTLVPLVKDNAGSSNGSVSSIPIFEGSNVIGRNHLVVVDKRVSRKHLSLHASADGSIDVVVEGPNPIVVRSEGQRRKVCAQEKAKITHDDVLELIPGDYFVKYVDMADEHRRSVPIDLSGLKKGKRHSEEDSAAVKRNRQIMEDEALARTLQESIAEESTTVSDMASGQTLSPLDSAGSSKRSNERIHSVGPLKDVLSLTFRLMRVQGLPSWANTSSVTVQDVIQGEVLLAVLSDYMVDIDWLLTACPSLRRVPHVLVIHGEDGASLELLKKLKPANWILHKPPLPISFGTHHSKAMLLVYPQGIRVVVHTANMIYVDWNNKSQGLWMQDFPWKDAKDINKKIPFENDLVDYLSALKWPEFRVNLPVVGDVNINAAFFRKFDYSSSMVRLIGSVPGYHVGPNIKKWGHMKLRSILEECMFEKQFCKSPLIYQFSSLGSLDEKWMSEFTYSLSAGKSDDGSPLGIGKPLIVWPTVEDVRCSIEGYAAGSCIPSPQKNVEKDFLRKYWTRWKADHVGRCRAMPHIKTFTRYNGQNIAWFLLTSSNLSKAAWGALQKNNTQLMIRSYELGVLFLPQTLQCVRQFSCTEKNRSNLGSLVVGEKIKTKLVTLCWKGDEEKELSTEIVRLPVPYQLPPQPYGSEDVPWSWDRRYTKKDVYGSVWPHHG, encoded by the exons ATGGCGTCTGCATCTCGA GTCAGGGTTGGCACTCTAGTACCCCTTGTCAAGGACAATGCTGGCTCATCAAATGGATCCGTATCAAGCATTCCCATCTTCGAGGGGTCCAATGTCATCGGGAGGAACCATTTGGTGGTCGTCGACAAGAGGGTCAGCCGCAAGCATCTGAGCCTCCATGCCTCTGCTGACGGCTCCATTGATGTCGTAGTG GAAGGACCAAATCCTATCGTTGTTCGATCAGAGGGGCAGAGGAGGAAGGTTTGTGCTCAAGAGAAAGCCAAGATTACACATGATGATGTCCTGGAACTGATTCCAGGTGATTATTTCGTGAAATATGTGGATATGGCTGATGAACATAGAAGGTCTGTACCAATTGATTTGAGTGGCTTAAAGAAGGGAAAGAGGCATAGTGAGGAAGATAGTGCAGCTGTCAAACGGAATCGGCAGATTATGGAAGATGAGGCTTTGGCAAGAACACTACAG GAGAGCATTGCAGAAGAGAGCACAACTGTTTCTGACATGGCTTCTGGTCAAACATTAAGTCCGCTTGACAGTGCTGGCTCTTCCAAGAGAAGTAACGAGAGAATTCACTCTGTTGGTCCTTTGAAAGATGTACTCTCGTTAACTTTTCGCCTCATGCGTGTCCAAGGTCTTCCATCATGGGCTAACACTTCCTCAGTTACTGTTCAGGATGTCATACAG GGTGAAGTGCTTCTTGCTGTACTCTCAGATTATATGGTGGACATTGACTGGTTGCTTACTG CTTGTCCAAGTTTGAGGAGAGTTCCGCATGTCCTAGTCATACATGGAGAAGATGGTGCTTCATTGGAGCTTTTGAAG AAACTGAAGCCTGCAAACTGGATCCTCCACAAACCCCCGCTCCCAATTTCATTTGGAACACATCATTCCAAGGCCATGCTACTTGTATATCCTCAAGGGATTCGTGTTGTTGTGCACACAGCGAATATGATATATGTTGACTGGAATAACAAAAGCCAGGGGCTGTGGATGCAAGACTTTCCCTGGAAAGATGCAAAGGAtatcaataaaaaaattccatttGAAAACGATCTGGTTGATTATCTCAGTGCACTTAAG TGGCCTGAGTTCAGGGTAAACCTCCCCGTGGTTGGTGATGTCAACATCAATGCAGCATTCTTTAGGAAATTTGATTATAGTAGCTCAATG GTCAGGTTGATTGGATCAGTTCCTGGTTATCATGTGGGCCCCAATATTAAAAAGTGGGGCCATATGAAGCTTAGGAGCATCCTTGAAGAATGCATGtttgaaaaacaattttgtaagTCCCCTCTGATTTATCAG TTTTCTTCCTTGGGATCACTTGATGAGAAATGGATGAGTGAATTTACATACTCATTGTCAGCTGGTAAATCAGACGATGGATCCCCACTAGGTATCGGGAAACCACTGATTGTCTGGCCTACGGTGGAGGATGTTAGGTGCTCGATAGAG GGTTATGCGGCTGGTAGTTGCATTCCAAGCCCTCAAAAGAATGTTGAGAAGGATTTCTTGAGAAAATATTGGACCAGGTGGAAAGCAGACCATGTGGGTCGTTG TCGTGCTATGCCTCATATAAAAACTTTTACTCGTTACAATGGTCAAAATATCGC ATGGTTTCTGCTTACCTCATCAAATTTAAGCAAAGCTGCTTGGGGTGCGCTGCAGAAGAACAATACACAGCTCATGATACGCTCATACGAG TTAGGTGTATTGTTCCTGCCCCAAACTCTCCAGTGTGTACGACAATTTTCATGCACGGAGAAGAATCGCTCAAACCTG GGCAGCCTCGTTGTGGGCGAGAAGATCAAGACAAAGCTGGTCACGCTTTGCTGGAAAGGCGATGAAGAGAAAGAACTATCTACTGAAATAGTCAGATTGCCCGTGCCATACCAACTCCCTCCACAACCTTACGGCTCAGAAG ATGTCCCTTGGTCATGGGATCGGAGGTACACAAAGAAAGATGTGTACGGTTCAGTCTGGCCGCACCATGGCTAG
- the LOC133892431 gene encoding tyrosyl-DNA phosphodiesterase 1 isoform X3 produces the protein MADEHRRSVPIDLSGLKKGKRHSEEDSAAVKRNRQIMEDEALARTLQESIAEESTTVSDMASGQTLSPLDSAGSSKRSNERIHSVGPLKDVLSLTFRLMRVQGLPSWANTSSVTVQDVIQGEVLLAVLSDYMVDIDWLLTACPSLRRVPHVLVIHGEDGASLELLKKLKPANWILHKPPLPISFGTHHSKAMLLVYPQGIRVVVHTANMIYVDWNNKSQGLWMQDFPWKDAKDINKKIPFENDLVDYLSALKWPEFRVNLPVVGDVNINAAFFRKFDYSSSMVRLIGSVPGYHVGPNIKKWGHMKLRSILEECMFEKQFCKSPLIYQFSSLGSLDEKWMSEFTYSLSAGKSDDGSPLGIGKPLIVWPTVEDVRCSIEGYAAGSCIPSPQKNVEKDFLRKYWTRWKADHVGRCRAMPHIKTFTRYNGQNIAWFLLTSSNLSKAAWGALQKNNTQLMIRSYELGVLFLPQTLQCVRQFSCTEKNRSNLGSLVVGEKIKTKLVTLCWKGDEEKELSTEIVRLPVPYQLPPQPYGSEDVPWSWDRRYTKKDVYGSVWPHHG, from the exons ATGGCTGATGAACATAGAAGGTCTGTACCAATTGATTTGAGTGGCTTAAAGAAGGGAAAGAGGCATAGTGAGGAAGATAGTGCAGCTGTCAAACGGAATCGGCAGATTATGGAAGATGAGGCTTTGGCAAGAACACTACAG GAGAGCATTGCAGAAGAGAGCACAACTGTTTCTGACATGGCTTCTGGTCAAACATTAAGTCCGCTTGACAGTGCTGGCTCTTCCAAGAGAAGTAACGAGAGAATTCACTCTGTTGGTCCTTTGAAAGATGTACTCTCGTTAACTTTTCGCCTCATGCGTGTCCAAGGTCTTCCATCATGGGCTAACACTTCCTCAGTTACTGTTCAGGATGTCATACAG GGTGAAGTGCTTCTTGCTGTACTCTCAGATTATATGGTGGACATTGACTGGTTGCTTACTG CTTGTCCAAGTTTGAGGAGAGTTCCGCATGTCCTAGTCATACATGGAGAAGATGGTGCTTCATTGGAGCTTTTGAAG AAACTGAAGCCTGCAAACTGGATCCTCCACAAACCCCCGCTCCCAATTTCATTTGGAACACATCATTCCAAGGCCATGCTACTTGTATATCCTCAAGGGATTCGTGTTGTTGTGCACACAGCGAATATGATATATGTTGACTGGAATAACAAAAGCCAGGGGCTGTGGATGCAAGACTTTCCCTGGAAAGATGCAAAGGAtatcaataaaaaaattccatttGAAAACGATCTGGTTGATTATCTCAGTGCACTTAAG TGGCCTGAGTTCAGGGTAAACCTCCCCGTGGTTGGTGATGTCAACATCAATGCAGCATTCTTTAGGAAATTTGATTATAGTAGCTCAATG GTCAGGTTGATTGGATCAGTTCCTGGTTATCATGTGGGCCCCAATATTAAAAAGTGGGGCCATATGAAGCTTAGGAGCATCCTTGAAGAATGCATGtttgaaaaacaattttgtaagTCCCCTCTGATTTATCAG TTTTCTTCCTTGGGATCACTTGATGAGAAATGGATGAGTGAATTTACATACTCATTGTCAGCTGGTAAATCAGACGATGGATCCCCACTAGGTATCGGGAAACCACTGATTGTCTGGCCTACGGTGGAGGATGTTAGGTGCTCGATAGAG GGTTATGCGGCTGGTAGTTGCATTCCAAGCCCTCAAAAGAATGTTGAGAAGGATTTCTTGAGAAAATATTGGACCAGGTGGAAAGCAGACCATGTGGGTCGTTG TCGTGCTATGCCTCATATAAAAACTTTTACTCGTTACAATGGTCAAAATATCGC ATGGTTTCTGCTTACCTCATCAAATTTAAGCAAAGCTGCTTGGGGTGCGCTGCAGAAGAACAATACACAGCTCATGATACGCTCATACGAG TTAGGTGTATTGTTCCTGCCCCAAACTCTCCAGTGTGTACGACAATTTTCATGCACGGAGAAGAATCGCTCAAACCTG GGCAGCCTCGTTGTGGGCGAGAAGATCAAGACAAAGCTGGTCACGCTTTGCTGGAAAGGCGATGAAGAGAAAGAACTATCTACTGAAATAGTCAGATTGCCCGTGCCATACCAACTCCCTCCACAACCTTACGGCTCAGAAG ATGTCCCTTGGTCATGGGATCGGAGGTACACAAAGAAAGATGTGTACGGTTCAGTCTGGCCGCACCATGGCTAG